Proteins encoded by one window of Paraburkholderia terrae:
- a CDS encoding AraC family transcriptional regulator, whose translation MPVRFDSWDVFMHFDTHEITFDTGLSAGERWSHIMLNSHGLKCAFDPRQSIDSTVKSWTLGEVGVSLADLAMQTLSPVGEELPSWQGGWLFVKLVTEGHVHVKSRGLVERFDAGSMFIIDPVYPFVEVFPERSRMTVLRVPKARLRERGVHRSSAGPLVGDALSPDVRATCDLIQCIARQSTAPSVIAQNMMGEQLLELIEFAMIDPGARSKRRCPEALIHQAKRYIESHLGEAGLDVASIASGVHVSSQHLQRLFRVKGMSLMRYLWQARLERAALLLRTRGAHDSSIQEVAWQCGFTTAAHFSRLFKRQYGVSPSDFRFMGNHF comes from the coding sequence ATGCCCGTCCGTTTTGATTCATGGGACGTTTTCATGCACTTCGACACGCACGAGATCACTTTCGATACTGGTCTGAGCGCGGGCGAGCGATGGTCGCACATCATGTTGAACAGCCACGGATTGAAATGCGCATTCGATCCGCGGCAGTCGATCGACTCGACCGTCAAGAGTTGGACCTTAGGTGAAGTCGGCGTCTCGCTTGCTGACCTGGCAATGCAGACGCTGTCGCCTGTCGGCGAGGAATTGCCGTCGTGGCAAGGCGGCTGGCTGTTCGTGAAGCTCGTGACGGAGGGCCATGTGCATGTGAAATCGCGCGGCCTGGTCGAGCGTTTCGACGCGGGCAGCATGTTCATCATCGACCCCGTCTATCCGTTTGTCGAAGTGTTCCCCGAGCGCTCGCGGATGACTGTGCTGCGCGTACCGAAAGCGCGTTTGCGCGAGCGTGGCGTGCATCGTTCGAGTGCGGGGCCGCTGGTGGGCGATGCGCTGTCGCCCGATGTTCGCGCGACCTGCGATCTCATCCAGTGCATCGCGCGGCAATCCACTGCGCCGAGCGTCATTGCGCAAAACATGATGGGCGAGCAACTGCTCGAACTCATCGAGTTCGCGATGATCGATCCTGGCGCGCGATCGAAGAGGCGGTGTCCCGAAGCGTTGATCCATCAGGCGAAGCGCTACATCGAAAGCCATCTTGGCGAGGCGGGGCTCGACGTCGCTTCGATTGCGTCTGGCGTGCATGTGTCTTCACAACACCTGCAGCGGCTCTTCCGTGTAAAAGGCATGTCGCTGATGCGGTATCTGTGGCAGGCGCGGCTCGAGCGCGCGGCGCTGTTGCTGCGAACGCGCGGCGCGCACGACAGTTCGATTCAGGAAGTTGCATGGCAGTGCGGATTCACCACGGCAGCGCATTTCAGCCGGCTGTTCAAGCGGCAATACGGCGTGTCGCCATCGGATTTCCGCTTTATGGGCAATCACTTTTAA
- a CDS encoding cupin domain-containing protein gives MNKAFFAALASSSAIASTGLHAETIKPVKVSKAELAGAVFNRNDAVKKDENGQRSTDVVTFTSPDNAYQTGVYKSGPLHEEIKGPQGLPYTEFLYFLSGNVKLTSSDGSVMVVNTGEAVTLPKGWTGQFDTQGYTKLYVTYNADEAKK, from the coding sequence GTGAACAAGGCATTTTTCGCAGCATTGGCATCGAGCAGTGCAATCGCATCGACGGGGTTGCACGCGGAAACGATCAAGCCCGTCAAGGTTTCGAAAGCCGAACTTGCGGGCGCGGTATTCAACCGGAACGACGCGGTCAAGAAAGACGAAAACGGTCAGCGTAGTACGGACGTGGTCACCTTCACGTCGCCGGATAACGCCTATCAGACGGGCGTCTACAAATCGGGTCCGTTGCACGAGGAGATCAAAGGTCCGCAAGGTCTGCCTTATACGGAGTTCCTCTATTTTCTTTCGGGGAACGTGAAGCTGACGTCGTCGGACGGTTCGGTGATGGTCGTGAATACAGGCGAAGCCGTTACGCTGCCGAAAGGATGGACGGGGCAGTTCGACACGCAGGGCTACACCAAGCTCTACGTCACCTACAATGCGGACGAAGCGAAGAAGTAG
- a CDS encoding alpha/beta fold hydrolase has translation MSDQINTRRRRLLGTTIAGIGLMELGLSGLANAQTSVKTGGRAASFDTIKQINAGTLNIGYAEAGPQNGPVVILLHGWPYDIYSFAEVTPLLVAAGYRVIVPYLRGYGSTRFLSADTPRNGQQAVIAVDIIALMDALKIDKAVLGGFDWGARTVDIIAALWPERVKALVSVSGYLIGSQQANHAPLPPKAEFAWWYQFYFATERGYAGYDANRHDFNKLIWQLASPKWNFDDATFDRTAESFANPDHVAIVIDNYRWRLGLSRGEAKYDELEKRLAAAPTISVPTITMEGDSNGAPHPDPSAYAKKFTGKYAHRNIGGGVGHNLPQEAPKAFADAIIDVARF, from the coding sequence ATGTCGGATCAGATCAACACGCGGCGCCGTCGTCTGCTCGGGACGACCATTGCAGGCATCGGCCTGATGGAACTGGGCCTGAGCGGGCTCGCCAACGCGCAGACCAGCGTCAAGACGGGTGGACGTGCCGCTTCGTTCGATACGATCAAACAGATCAACGCGGGCACGCTGAACATCGGCTACGCGGAAGCGGGCCCGCAGAACGGCCCGGTTGTGATTCTGCTGCACGGCTGGCCTTACGACATCTACAGCTTTGCCGAAGTCACGCCGCTGCTGGTTGCGGCCGGTTATCGGGTGATCGTGCCGTATCTGCGCGGCTACGGCAGCACGCGCTTCCTGTCCGCGGATACGCCGCGCAACGGCCAGCAAGCCGTGATCGCCGTCGACATCATCGCGCTGATGGATGCGCTGAAAATCGACAAGGCCGTGCTGGGCGGATTCGACTGGGGTGCGCGCACGGTGGACATCATTGCGGCGCTGTGGCCGGAGCGTGTCAAGGCGCTGGTGTCGGTGAGCGGTTATCTGATCGGCAGCCAGCAGGCGAACCACGCGCCGCTGCCGCCGAAAGCGGAGTTCGCGTGGTGGTATCAGTTCTACTTCGCTACGGAGCGTGGTTATGCGGGCTACGACGCGAATCGCCACGACTTCAACAAACTGATCTGGCAACTCGCCTCGCCGAAGTGGAATTTCGACGACGCAACGTTCGATCGCACGGCCGAGTCGTTCGCTAACCCGGACCACGTTGCCATCGTGATCGACAACTATCGCTGGCGTCTCGGGCTGTCGCGTGGCGAGGCGAAATACGACGAACTGGAAAAGCGCCTCGCGGCAGCGCCGACCATTTCGGTGCCGACCATCACGATGGAAGGCGACTCGAACGGCGCGCCGCATCCGGACCCGTCTGCGTACGCGAAGAAGTTCACGGGCAAGTACGCGCACCGGAACATCGGCGGCGGCGTCGGGCACAACCTGCCGCAGGAAGCGCCGAAGGCATTTGCCGACGCGATTATCGACGTAGCGCGTTTCTGA
- a CDS encoding cytochrome P460 family protein, which produces MRAIRTAYVVLSTALLLGAVSADQAVAESARPAAATKPASPIYGVTIPDGYRKWQMIAPAEEAAPLDELRVVLGNPAAIKAIESSTLPYPDGTILVKLAYKRKQSPDFESATVPGQATTVQVMVKDSRRYASTGGWGFGRFINGQPADLAQHQTCFACHAARVKDRDYVFTRYAP; this is translated from the coding sequence ATGCGAGCCATCCGGACCGCGTATGTTGTCCTCAGCACGGCGCTGCTGCTCGGCGCCGTGTCGGCGGATCAGGCAGTTGCCGAATCCGCCAGGCCTGCCGCTGCAACGAAACCGGCATCGCCGATTTACGGTGTCACGATTCCCGACGGATACCGCAAGTGGCAGATGATCGCGCCCGCCGAGGAAGCCGCGCCGCTCGACGAGCTGCGCGTCGTGCTGGGCAACCCCGCCGCGATCAAGGCGATCGAAAGCTCGACGCTACCGTACCCGGACGGCACGATACTCGTGAAGCTCGCGTACAAGCGCAAGCAGTCGCCCGATTTCGAATCCGCGACCGTGCCGGGACAGGCAACCACGGTGCAGGTGATGGTGAAGGACTCGCGCCGCTATGCATCGACGGGCGGTTGGGGGTTCGGGCGCTTCATCAACGGACAGCCTGCCGACCTCGCGCAGCACCAGACGTGTTTCGCCTGTCACGCGGCACGGGTGAAGGACCGCGACTACGTCTTCACGCGGTACGCGCCGTAA
- the ilvD gene encoding dihydroxy-acid dehydratase — protein sequence MPAYRSKTSTAGRNMAGARSLWRATGMKDEDFSKPIIAVVNSFTQFVPGHVHLKDLGQLVAREIEAAGGVAKEFNTIAVDDGIAMGHDGMLYSLPSRDIIADSVEYMVNAHCADAMVCISNCDKITPGMLMAAMRLNIPVIFVSGGPMEAGKTRLANPKTGTIEFKKLDLVDAMVIAADQSYSDADVAEVERSACPTCGSCSGMFTANSMNCLTEALGLSLPGNGTVVATHADREQLFKRAGRRVVELARQYYENEDERILPRSVGFKAFENAMTLDIAMGGSTNTILHLLAIAREAEIDFSMTDIDRLSRIVPQLCKVAPNTNKYHIEDVHRAGGIMAILGELDRAGKLHTDVPTVHAATLKDALNQWDIALTDDEAVKTFYMAGPAGIPTQVAFSQNTRWPSLDLDRAEGCIRSYEHAFSKEGGLAVLTGNIALDGCVVKTAGVDESILVFEGSAHVTESQDEAVENILNDKVKAGDIVIVRYEGPKGGPGMQEMLYPTSYIKSKGLGKACALLTDGRFSGGTSGLSIGHCSPEAAAGGAIGLVRDGDRIRIDIPNRTIDVLLSDEELARRRAEQNAKGWKPVKPRPRKVSAALKAYAKLVMSADKGAVRDLSLLDD from the coding sequence ATGCCCGCATACCGTTCCAAAACCTCCACCGCCGGCCGCAACATGGCTGGGGCGCGCTCGCTGTGGCGCGCCACCGGCATGAAAGACGAAGACTTCTCGAAGCCGATCATCGCGGTGGTCAATTCGTTCACCCAGTTCGTGCCCGGACACGTTCACCTGAAAGACCTGGGCCAACTCGTCGCGCGTGAAATCGAAGCGGCGGGCGGCGTTGCCAAGGAATTCAACACCATCGCCGTCGACGACGGCATTGCGATGGGCCACGACGGCATGCTGTATTCGCTGCCGAGCCGCGACATCATCGCGGACTCTGTCGAATACATGGTCAATGCGCACTGCGCCGACGCGATGGTGTGCATCTCCAACTGCGACAAGATCACCCCGGGCATGCTGATGGCCGCGATGCGCCTGAACATTCCCGTGATCTTCGTGTCCGGCGGCCCGATGGAAGCCGGCAAGACGCGCCTCGCGAACCCGAAGACGGGCACCATCGAGTTCAAGAAGCTCGACCTCGTGGACGCGATGGTGATCGCCGCCGACCAGTCATACTCCGACGCCGACGTCGCCGAAGTGGAGCGCTCTGCGTGCCCGACCTGCGGCTCGTGCTCGGGCATGTTCACGGCCAACTCGATGAACTGCCTGACGGAAGCGCTGGGTCTTTCGCTGCCTGGTAACGGCACGGTGGTCGCGACGCACGCGGACCGTGAGCAACTGTTCAAGCGCGCGGGGCGTCGTGTCGTCGAACTGGCGCGCCAGTACTACGAGAACGAAGACGAGCGCATCCTGCCGCGTTCGGTTGGCTTCAAGGCGTTCGAAAACGCGATGACGCTCGATATCGCGATGGGCGGCTCGACCAACACGATCCTGCACCTGCTCGCGATCGCGCGGGAAGCGGAAATCGACTTCTCGATGACGGACATCGACCGTCTGTCGCGGATCGTGCCGCAGTTGTGCAAGGTGGCGCCCAACACGAACAAGTATCACATCGAAGACGTGCATCGCGCGGGCGGCATCATGGCCATCCTCGGCGAGCTGGACCGCGCGGGCAAGCTGCACACCGACGTGCCGACCGTGCATGCGGCGACGCTCAAGGATGCGTTGAACCAGTGGGACATCGCGCTCACCGACGACGAAGCCGTCAAGACGTTCTACATGGCAGGCCCCGCCGGCATTCCGACGCAGGTCGCGTTCAGCCAGAACACGCGTTGGCCGAGTCTGGATCTGGACCGCGCGGAAGGCTGCATTCGCTCGTATGAGCACGCGTTCTCAAAGGAAGGCGGGCTTGCGGTGCTGACGGGCAATATCGCACTGGATGGTTGCGTGGTGAAGACGGCGGGCGTCGACGAAAGCATTCTGGTGTTCGAAGGCTCGGCGCACGTGACGGAGTCGCAGGATGAAGCGGTGGAGAACATCCTCAACGACAAGGTCAAGGCGGGCGATATCGTGATCGTGCGTTACGAAGGGCCCAAGGGTGGTCCCGGCATGCAGGAGATGCTGTACCCGACGAGTTATATCAAGTCGAAGGGGCTCGGCAAGGCTTGCGCGCTGCTGACGGATGGGCGCTTCTCGGGCGGTACGTCGGGGCTGTCTATTGGCCACTGTTCGCCGGAAGCGGCGGCGGGTGGTGCGATCGGTCTCGTGCGGGATGGCGATCGTATTCGTATCGATATTCCGAACCGTACGATCGATGTGCTGTTGTCCGACGAGGAACTCGCGCGTCGTCGTGCAGAGCAGAATGCCAAGGGCTGGAAGCCGGTTAAGCCGCGTCCGCGGAAGGTGTCAGCTGCGCTGAAGGCTTATGCGAAGCTCGTGATGTCGGCGGATAAGGGCGCGGTGAGGGATTTGTCGTTGCTCGATGATTGA
- a CDS encoding TIGR03118 family protein produces the protein MMKTYRPLFAISLAGVLASGLAACGGGNDSSAPPAPPPSPFTSTALVSDGSTPAAHTDPNLQNGWGVAFNPKGTFWVSDNTTHKSTLYDGNGVVQSLVVTIPDGKNGPAGPTGIIFNSTTDFTISSGGNSSSAVFVWATDAGTIAAWSPKVLPTQAVTAFDDGSAGANYKGLTAAAVNGQNLLYAADFHNGKIDVFNTAFTKVQLDGQFKDPTLPAGFAPFGIQAIGSNIFVTYAKQNATASAQVVGAGLGVLDEFDLSGHFVKQFAGMGGVLNAPWGLAQAPANFGTLSNDLLVGNFGDGTIEAFDPNSAKDLGKLTLHDGQPFTQHGLWGISFGNDVDNQPKNTLFYAAGPSKTTGVFGRIDAAAN, from the coding sequence ATGATGAAGACCTATAGACCTTTATTCGCAATTTCACTCGCCGGCGTTCTGGCATCCGGCCTCGCCGCATGCGGTGGCGGAAACGATTCGTCGGCGCCGCCCGCGCCGCCCCCCAGCCCGTTCACGTCGACTGCACTGGTTTCTGACGGCAGCACCCCCGCCGCGCATACCGATCCGAACTTGCAGAACGGCTGGGGCGTGGCGTTCAACCCGAAGGGCACCTTCTGGGTGTCGGACAATACGACTCACAAGTCGACGCTCTACGACGGCAATGGCGTCGTGCAATCTCTCGTCGTGACGATTCCTGATGGCAAGAACGGTCCCGCCGGACCGACGGGCATCATCTTCAATTCCACTACGGATTTCACCATCAGCAGCGGCGGCAACAGCAGCAGCGCTGTCTTCGTCTGGGCCACCGACGCAGGCACGATCGCCGCCTGGTCGCCGAAAGTCCTGCCGACGCAGGCCGTCACCGCATTCGATGACGGCAGCGCAGGCGCCAACTACAAAGGTTTGACGGCGGCCGCCGTGAACGGCCAGAACCTGCTGTACGCGGCGGACTTTCACAACGGCAAGATCGACGTGTTCAATACCGCGTTCACGAAGGTCCAGCTTGACGGACAGTTCAAGGACCCGACGCTACCGGCAGGCTTCGCGCCGTTCGGCATTCAGGCAATCGGCAGCAACATCTTTGTCACCTATGCGAAGCAGAACGCGACGGCGAGCGCGCAGGTCGTCGGAGCCGGGCTGGGCGTGCTGGACGAGTTCGATCTCAGCGGCCACTTCGTCAAGCAGTTCGCCGGTATGGGCGGTGTGCTGAATGCGCCGTGGGGCCTCGCGCAGGCACCCGCGAACTTCGGCACGTTGAGCAACGATCTGCTGGTCGGCAATTTTGGAGACGGCACGATCGAAGCGTTCGATCCGAATAGCGCGAAGGATCTTGGCAAGCTCACGCTGCACGATGGTCAGCCGTTCACGCAGCATGGGCTGTGGGGGATCAGCTTCGGCAACGACGTTGACAACCAGCCGAAGAACACGCTGTTCTATGCGGCGGGGCCGAGCAAGACGACGGGGGTGTTCGGGAGGATCGACGCGGCGGCGAATTGA
- a CDS encoding phthiocerol/phthiodiolone dimycocerosyl transferase family protein, with amino-acid sequence MNSLAEPVMIRAARSLGAMEKFFYLLNQSHPNHFAMVGEVSGPTRVDQWQDALDLVAYHSPLVWSRVERGSNGAPAFVPVPHGSVPMKVARVGSTNWTDEVAAQIAQPFDELHPPLLRATLLHGEARSVIVLVAHHSIGDGLSLTSLLGDLLRAVAGENLMRSGETRALEHLIELKHGAPKLPSNAPVPSDEPMRAPLEMRRPDGSAPHVESLRLTSTMTRALRERSRAERTSVQSALIAAFTRAMCFLNADAQREPRVLSPVDLRRRLLDGSDHLAMCASGVVHADDGPRDAGLWSRARHAGQAFADIESTNVLAERVLTAHALLDTVNRTADAKAVFAQAFANDAVVTNLGVVNLPKRFGPLTLDAVWGPSVSVGVVDEQVIGAATFNGQLHLVHTSYTPVLGLLDQMVVEITAALTDENPDENADESEDESAEAGADTRE; translated from the coding sequence ATGAATTCATTAGCCGAACCCGTCATGATCCGCGCCGCGCGTTCCCTGGGTGCAATGGAAAAGTTCTTTTATCTGTTGAATCAGAGTCATCCAAACCATTTCGCCATGGTTGGCGAGGTGTCGGGACCTACGCGCGTGGATCAGTGGCAGGACGCGCTCGATCTGGTCGCGTACCATTCGCCGCTCGTGTGGTCGCGCGTCGAACGGGGCAGCAACGGCGCGCCCGCATTCGTGCCCGTTCCGCATGGTTCGGTGCCGATGAAAGTGGCGCGGGTTGGTTCGACGAACTGGACGGATGAAGTCGCCGCGCAAATCGCGCAACCCTTTGATGAACTGCATCCGCCGCTGCTGCGCGCGACGCTGCTGCATGGCGAAGCACGGTCGGTCATCGTGCTCGTCGCGCATCATTCGATCGGTGACGGGCTGTCGCTGACGTCGTTGCTCGGCGATCTGTTGCGCGCGGTGGCGGGCGAAAATCTGATGCGCAGCGGGGAGACGAGGGCGCTCGAACATTTGATCGAACTGAAGCATGGCGCGCCGAAACTCCCTTCGAACGCGCCCGTGCCGTCGGATGAGCCCATGCGTGCGCCGCTGGAGATGCGGCGGCCGGACGGGTCGGCGCCGCATGTCGAGTCGCTGCGTCTGACGTCGACGATGACGCGCGCGCTGCGCGAGCGCTCAAGGGCCGAGCGTACCTCGGTTCAGTCGGCGTTGATCGCGGCGTTCACGCGGGCAATGTGCTTTCTGAATGCCGATGCGCAAAGGGAACCGCGCGTGCTTTCGCCCGTCGATTTGCGGCGTCGCCTGCTCGACGGCAGCGATCATCTTGCGATGTGCGCGAGTGGCGTCGTTCACGCCGACGACGGTCCGCGCGACGCGGGCCTGTGGAGCCGCGCGCGCCACGCCGGACAGGCGTTTGCTGATATCGAGTCGACGAATGTACTGGCAGAGCGCGTGCTGACGGCACACGCGCTGCTCGACACCGTGAATAGAACGGCCGACGCGAAAGCCGTTTTCGCGCAGGCATTCGCGAACGACGCAGTGGTCACGAATCTGGGCGTCGTGAACCTGCCGAAACGGTTCGGCCCGCTCACGCTCGACGCGGTCTGGGGCCCGTCGGTTTCGGTGGGTGTCGTCGACGAACAGGTGATCGGCGCGGCGACGTTCAACGGGCAACTGCATCTGGTGCATACGAGTTATACGCCCGTGCTGGGGCTACTCGACCAGATGGTGGTGGAAATCACGGCGGCGCTAACGGACGAAAACCCGGACGAAAACGCGGACGAAAGTGAGGACGAAAGCGCGGAAGCAGGCGCGGACACCCGCGAATAG
- a CDS encoding sulfonate ABC transporter substrate-binding protein: MSMTNRRSFLKQSFAAAAAAAVPAAFAQGSPRTLRIGNQKGYLNLLKGRGTLEKRLAPLNVSVSWTEFSAGPVQLEALNVGSIDFGDVGEAPPIFAQAAGAPLAYVAATVTRPQSEAVLVPPNSPIRTVADLKGKRIALNKGSNVHYFLVKLLRQHGLQYADVNLVFLAPADARAAFERASIDAWVIWDPFFAAAEKSLGARVIADASGVVGNRAYYFSSQTYAAKNADVIRIVIEELGKVDEWGRQNKDQLASELAQLWGLPKPVVDVAVARQQFGTQPITRAILAEQQQIADTFLELGLIPKHVDVLKAAPPNLA; encoded by the coding sequence ATGTCCATGACTAACCGACGTTCGTTCCTGAAACAGTCGTTCGCCGCCGCTGCGGCGGCGGCCGTGCCCGCCGCCTTCGCGCAAGGTTCACCGCGCACGCTGCGCATCGGCAACCAGAAGGGTTATCTGAATCTGCTGAAGGGGCGCGGCACGCTCGAAAAGCGGCTCGCGCCGCTCAATGTATCCGTGAGCTGGACCGAGTTCTCCGCGGGCCCCGTGCAACTGGAAGCGCTGAACGTCGGTTCGATCGATTTCGGCGATGTCGGCGAAGCGCCGCCCATTTTCGCGCAGGCCGCGGGCGCGCCGCTTGCGTACGTGGCGGCGACGGTGACGCGGCCGCAATCCGAAGCCGTGCTCGTGCCGCCGAACTCGCCCATCCGCACGGTCGCCGACCTGAAGGGAAAGCGGATCGCGCTCAACAAAGGCAGCAACGTCCACTACTTTCTGGTCAAACTGCTGCGCCAGCACGGCTTGCAATATGCGGACGTCAACCTCGTGTTCCTCGCGCCCGCCGATGCCCGCGCCGCGTTCGAGCGTGCCTCCATCGACGCATGGGTCATCTGGGACCCGTTCTTCGCCGCAGCGGAGAAATCGCTCGGCGCTCGCGTGATTGCCGATGCGAGCGGCGTAGTGGGAAATCGCGCGTACTACTTTTCGTCGCAGACGTATGCCGCGAAAAATGCCGACGTGATCCGCATCGTGATCGAGGAACTCGGAAAGGTCGATGAGTGGGGCCGGCAAAACAAGGATCAACTGGCGAGCGAACTCGCGCAGTTGTGGGGCTTGCCGAAACCCGTCGTCGATGTGGCCGTCGCGCGCCAGCAGTTCGGGACCCAGCCCATCACGCGCGCAATCCTCGCCGAACAGCAGCAGATTGCGGATACGTTCCTCGAGCTTGGGCTGATTCCAAAGCATGTGGACGTGCTGAAGGCCGCGCCGCCGAACCTCGCGTAG
- a CDS encoding MetQ/NlpA family lipoprotein produces MKTTRTLKAALFSVLLTCGIVSAQAALAADQTVRVGIMSGEDEDVWRAVAANAAKHGIKVKITTFSDYTQPNEALAQHDLDANSFQHKPYLDAQIAARHYDIVPVGFTYVQPIGLYSRKVKSVAALPQNATIGVPNDPSNEGRALLLLQANGLIKLRSDVGLLPTARDIADNPKHIQIKELDAGIVGRAISDVDAAVVNTDWAIKAGIQIPQERIAQEKVPGNPYRNFIAVNAKDAKAAWVKTLVDSYQQANVASSILTVYHGATLPAWDGAPQH; encoded by the coding sequence ATGAAAACAACCAGGACGCTCAAAGCCGCACTCTTCTCCGTTCTGCTGACATGCGGGATTGTGAGCGCACAAGCGGCACTCGCCGCGGACCAGACGGTGCGCGTCGGCATCATGTCCGGCGAAGACGAGGACGTGTGGCGCGCAGTCGCGGCCAACGCGGCGAAGCACGGCATCAAGGTCAAGATCACGACCTTCTCCGACTACACGCAACCCAACGAGGCGCTCGCGCAACACGATCTCGACGCCAACTCGTTCCAGCACAAGCCGTATCTCGATGCGCAGATCGCCGCGCGCCACTATGACATCGTGCCAGTCGGCTTCACCTATGTGCAGCCGATTGGCCTCTATTCGCGCAAGGTGAAGTCGGTCGCAGCGCTGCCGCAAAACGCGACCATCGGCGTGCCGAACGACCCGAGCAACGAAGGCCGCGCGCTGCTGCTGTTGCAGGCCAACGGGCTCATCAAGCTGCGTTCCGACGTCGGCCTGCTGCCGACGGCTCGCGACATCGCCGACAATCCGAAGCACATCCAGATCAAGGAACTCGACGCGGGCATCGTGGGCCGCGCAATCAGCGATGTGGATGCAGCCGTCGTCAACACCGATTGGGCGATCAAGGCAGGCATCCAGATTCCGCAGGAACGCATCGCGCAGGAAAAGGTGCCGGGCAACCCGTATCGCAACTTCATCGCGGTCAATGCGAAGGATGCGAAAGCAGCCTGGGTGAAGACGCTGGTCGACAGCTATCAGCAGGCGAACGTCGCTTCGTCGATCCTGACCGTCTATCACGGCGCAACGCTGCCCGCATGGGACGGCGCACCGCAGCACTAA
- a CDS encoding PepSY domain-containing protein — MTNPENDLFSGNVLAAQRWDQVDPGARAVSVIYPLHTGELGGPLLMTVLGVGGLALFGLSVTGVWQWWLRRKARRMPSSTRNR; from the coding sequence TTGACAAATCCTGAGAACGATCTCTTTTCGGGCAACGTGCTCGCCGCGCAACGCTGGGATCAGGTCGATCCGGGCGCGCGCGCTGTGTCGGTGATTTATCCGCTGCATACGGGCGAACTCGGCGGGCCACTGCTGATGACTGTTCTGGGCGTCGGCGGCCTCGCGCTGTTCGGGCTTTCCGTGACGGGCGTCTGGCAGTGGTGGCTGCGTCGCAAGGCGCGCCGCATGCCCAGCAGCACACGCAACCGCTAA
- a CDS encoding COG4705 family protein: protein MEKLNNAVAKVPEVTLAFWIIKIAATTLGETGGDAASMSMSLGYLVSTLIFGVIFLVAVTAQIKADRFNPVLYWVTIIATTTVGTTLADFADRSLGIGYAGGSALLLGLLLASLLVWYRTMGSVSVTTVSSSKAEMFYWVTIMFSQTLGTALGDWTADTEGLGYAGAALIYGGLLLAIVIAYYATRMPRTLLFWAAFILTRPLGAVVGDFLDKPIANGGLAMSRYGASIALVLFILVCGTLFRQRPAKVSH, encoded by the coding sequence ATGGAAAAACTGAATAACGCCGTCGCCAAGGTTCCCGAGGTCACGCTCGCGTTCTGGATCATCAAGATTGCCGCCACCACACTCGGCGAAACGGGCGGCGATGCCGCTTCGATGTCGATGAGCCTCGGCTATCTCGTCAGCACGCTGATCTTCGGTGTCATCTTTCTGGTCGCCGTGACCGCGCAGATCAAGGCGGACCGCTTCAATCCCGTGTTGTACTGGGTCACGATCATCGCGACGACCACAGTCGGCACGACGCTCGCCGATTTTGCCGACCGTTCGCTGGGCATTGGCTACGCGGGCGGCAGCGCGCTGCTGCTGGGGCTGCTGCTCGCCTCGCTGCTGGTCTGGTATCGGACGATGGGGTCGGTGTCCGTCACGACCGTTTCGTCCTCGAAAGCCGAAATGTTCTACTGGGTGACGATCATGTTTTCGCAGACGCTCGGCACCGCGCTCGGCGACTGGACTGCCGACACCGAAGGTCTCGGCTATGCCGGCGCGGCGCTGATCTACGGCGGCCTGCTGCTGGCGATCGTCATCGCGTACTACGCGACACGGATGCCGCGCACCTTGCTGTTCTGGGCCGCGTTCATCCTGACGCGTCCGCTCGGCGCCGTCGTCGGCGATTTTCTCGACAAGCCGATCGCAAACGGCGGTCTCGCGATGAGCCGCTATGGCGCATCGATCGCACTCGTCCTGTTCATTCTGGTGTGCGGGACGCTTTTCCGGCAGCGGCCAGCGAAGGTTTCGCACTAG